GCCAGCGCCATCACATGCACCTCGTCCGCCGTTCTTGGCGTGCCCGCATAATCGACTTGAGCAAACGCAAAGCACGCATCGGCGACGACTTGCGTGGCAAAGCCCAGATTGCCCGCCGTGCGCGCGCTCGATTCCACGGAATTGTTGGTGCTGACGCCCACGATGACCAGCTTGCTGATGCTGCGCACGCGCAACCAGCGTTCCAATCCCGAGTGGATGAAGGCATCCGGCACATTTTTTTCCACGACATGCTCTTCCGGTAAAGGGGCCAGTGCTGCCTGAAATTCCACACCGGGCTGGCCGGGCCAGAAGGGCGATCCTGGCGTTCTGGAAATGTGGCGCACATGTACGACGGTGGCGTCCGCTGCGCGCCAGGCTTGCAGCAGGGTGGCGATCTGGTGTTCCGCAGCGGGATTGTTGCGGCTTCCGGCAGCGGGGCTGGCCATGCCTTGTTGCATGTCGATGATGATCAGTGCGGGATGGTGGGCATGCATGTTGGTAGCCTGGGAGGGATGGCAGGCGCACCTGGCGCCTGCCTGGGGAAATCGTGCTGCAGTGATTGCCGCAGGGGCGCGAATCTAGCGTCCCACGGTCTGCCGCTGATCCTTGATAAACAGCGCCGTCAGCATGCCCACCACGCACACGCCGATCACGTAATAGGCGGGACCGAGCACGTTGTTTTTCAGCATCAGGGTCACGACCACGGGCGTCAGGCCGCCGAAAATCGCGTACGACAAGTTGTAGGAAAACGACAGTCCCGAGAAACGCACCTGGGCCGGGAATGCCTGCACCAGCACGTAGGGTACGGCGCCGACGACGCCGACGAACAGGCCCGTCATGGCGTACAGGGGCAGCAGCAGGTCGGGGCGGCTGCCGACGGTGGTGTAGAAGATATATGTACTGATGGCCAGCAGAACGGAGCCGGTGAAGATCACGCGCTTGCCGCCCAGGCGGTCGGCCAGCATGCCGGCGATGATGCAGCCGAAGGCCAGGCACAGCGTGGCCACGGTATTGGCCACCAGGGTGGTGCGCGGCGCGATGTGGTGGATCTTTTGCAGCAGGGCAGGCGTCATCAAAATGACGACGACGATGCCGGCCGACAGCATCCAGGTCAGCAGCATCGACACGGCGACGGCGCCGCGGTGGCTGCGCAGCACGGATTTCAACGGCATTTCCGTCGCCAACGCCTTGCGCTGCTGCATTTCCGCAAACACGGGCGTTTCATGCAGCCAGCGGCGCAGATACATGGCGCCAAAGCCGAAGAGGCCGCCCAGCAGGAACGGATAGCGCCAGGCGCCATCGGTGATTTCTGCCGGCGTGTAGACGGTGTTCAAGCCCGTCGCGACGAGCGAACCCAACAAAATACCGACAGTCAGGCCGGCCGTCAGCACGCCGCAGGCAAAGCCCGTGAAACGGCTCGGTACGTGTTCGGACACAAATACCCAGGCGCCAGGCACTTCGCCGCCCACGGCAGCGCCCTGGAAGACGCGCATCAAGAGCAGCAGCAGCGGGGCGGCCAGGCCGATGGTGGCGTAGGTCGGCAGCAAGCCGATCAGCAGGGTCGGCACGGCCATCATCAGGATGGACAGCGTGAACATGCGCTTGCGGCCCAGCAAGTCGCCGAAGTGGGCCATGACGATGCCGCCCAGCGGACGCACCACGTAGCCGGCGGCGAAGATGCCGAAGGTTTGCAGCAAACGCAGCCATTCCGGCATTTCTGGCGGGAAGAACAACTGGCCGATGGCGTTGGCAAAGAAGACGAAGATGATGAAATCGTAGAATTCCAGCGCGCCGCCGAGGGCGGCCAGCGACAGGGTCTTGTAGTCTTGTTTGGTGAGGGGACGGCTTGCGGCGTTGATTGCGGCGGTGTTGGAAGTAGGCATGTGTCTCGTTCTTGTGTGTTATCGGAGATTGCCAGATCTAGCATACGCATTTCCGCCGCGTGAGTAAATGCGGTGCGTATGCGCAGACGCCTCAGCTGTGCTTAATACAACGCCGCTATCATCAGCGTTGACTTCATTGGAAAGGACACACAATGCATATCATGATCGTGGGCGCCAGCCGGGGCCTGGGACGCGCGCTGGTGGACGGTTTGCTCGCTGAGGGCCATGCCGTCATCGGCGTATCGCGCCAGCAACCCGCCGACTTGCCTGCCGGCCAGGACACACAGCTGCAATGGATAGAGGCGGACCTGGCCGCACCGGCCGAGGCCGTCGAACGCATCGCGCGTGTCGCGCCGGCCGTGCTGGACGCGGTGATCTACAACCTGGGCGTGTGGGAAGAAAAGGCCTTCAGCGATGACTACGCTTTCCTTGGCGATGCGGACGAGGCCATCGTCGACATGGTCAATACCAACATCACGGCGACGATATTGCTGCTCAAGCGCCTGGTGCCGCGCTTGCTGGCCAGCAGCAAACCGCAGCTGATACTCACGGGGTCGACGTCCGGTCTGCGCCAGAGCGGCCGGCCGGAAGTGACGTTCAGCGCTTCGAAATTCGCCCTGAACGGCATCGCCGACGCCTTGCGTGAAGGATTCCGCGCACAGGGACTGGCCGTGACGGCGCTGCAACTGGGCTATCTGAATACCTACGATGGCTTGTCGGTGCCGCTGGCGGACGCCGCCGCGCGGGGCGAGGGCGAGCTGATCCCCGTGCATGACGTCGTTGCCGTCGTGCGCATGCTGCTGAGCCTGTCGAATGCCTCGTTCGTGCGCGAGCTGGTGCTGCCGGCGCTGCGCGACGAGCGTTTTTAGGCTTTTCGCCGGAAACAGCGCCCCGGCTTGCCGCAGGTTGGCAGGCGTGACGAGCTGGGGTAGCGCTTGCTGCGTCAGCCGACGCACGGCTTCCTGCGCCAGGGTGCAGCCAAGGTATGCATGTCGGGTGCCAAACGCACATCGAGCAGGTGTTGCGCATCGAAACCCAGCGCCTGGGCGCGTTCTTCGCCTTTAATTAACAGCGTCGTCAGGGAGCGCAGCATCTGTGCAAAGCAGGGAATGGTAACGGCGTAGACCGACATGGATTTCCTCAAGTAAAGGGTCGAGAGCGATGCCGGCAGTATGCCCGGCCCAGCCGTGTTTCAGCGTGCCACTTGAACATGCTACAGTCCGCCTTTGCCGCCGGCGTGGAGCGGCTTTGCCTGGATCAAGATTGATGCCCACCTGGATTTCCCCGCCGCAACTCGTTGCCCTGGCCGCCTTCTATGCGCAGGCGCAAGCCCATCCTGAAGCAATCAGTGACGCTGCCTTCCTGGACAAGGTGAAAAACGCCCACTGGCCCACCAATTGCTGGAGCTACGTGGAAGCATCGTTCGCCATCATCGCGCCCGCATGCCTGCTGCGTCCGCATCTGACCGCCGAGCTGATCGCTTTCCCCATCGATGCCATGATCGCGGGTGGCCTGGACGATGCTGCGCAGGTCATCGCCATCGGCCTGGCCTGCGCCACGCGCGACGCGCCATATGTGGCGCCGAGCGAGGAGGGCAAGCGCTGGCTGACGCAGGTGTGGCCGGGATTGGGGGAGGTGGTCGAGACTGTGTTTGAGGCCAGGCTGCAAGTGGCGCTGGCCGATGATGAGGACTAGGCAAGCCTGTGCTTGACCTGGAAAGACGGTTTACGTTAGGGTATACGTAACTACTTACATATATCCCGATCTCATGTCCTCCAACTTGCAAACCT
Above is a genomic segment from Janthinobacterium sp. 64 containing:
- a CDS encoding DUF1993 family protein, whose protein sequence is MSVYAVTIPCFAQMLRSLTTLLIKGEERAQALGFDAQHLLDVRLAPDMHTLAAPWRRKPCVG
- a CDS encoding MFS transporter, with the translated sequence MPTSNTAAINAASRPLTKQDYKTLSLAALGGALEFYDFIIFVFFANAIGQLFFPPEMPEWLRLLQTFGIFAAGYVVRPLGGIVMAHFGDLLGRKRMFTLSILMMAVPTLLIGLLPTYATIGLAAPLLLLLMRVFQGAAVGGEVPGAWVFVSEHVPSRFTGFACGVLTAGLTVGILLGSLVATGLNTVYTPAEITDGAWRYPFLLGGLFGFGAMYLRRWLHETPVFAEMQQRKALATEMPLKSVLRSHRGAVAVSMLLTWMLSAGIVVVILMTPALLQKIHHIAPRTTLVANTVATLCLAFGCIIAGMLADRLGGKRVIFTGSVLLAISTYIFYTTVGSRPDLLLPLYAMTGLFVGVVGAVPYVLVQAFPAQVRFSGLSFSYNLSYAIFGGLTPVVVTLMLKNNVLGPAYYVIGVCVVGMLTALFIKDQRQTVGR
- a CDS encoding SDR family oxidoreductase; its protein translation is MHIMIVGASRGLGRALVDGLLAEGHAVIGVSRQQPADLPAGQDTQLQWIEADLAAPAEAVERIARVAPAVLDAVIYNLGVWEEKAFSDDYAFLGDADEAIVDMVNTNITATILLLKRLVPRLLASSKPQLILTGSTSGLRQSGRPEVTFSASKFALNGIADALREGFRAQGLAVTALQLGYLNTYDGLSVPLADAAARGEGELIPVHDVVAVVRMLLSLSNASFVRELVLPALRDERF
- a CDS encoding cysteine hydrolase family protein, which translates into the protein MHAHHPALIIIDMQQGMASPAAGSRNNPAAEHQIATLLQAWRAADATVVHVRHISRTPGSPFWPGQPGVEFQAALAPLPEEHVVEKNVPDAFIHSGLERWLRVRSISKLVIVGVSTNNSVESSARTAGNLGFATQVVADACFAFAQVDYAGTPRTADEVHVMALANLHGEYAQVVATADVINALSRPCPAPAPHLVR